The Lolium perenne isolate Kyuss_39 chromosome 6, Kyuss_2.0, whole genome shotgun sequence genome segment ACGGCGTGGACACGGCGCTGCTGCGTAGGATCCTGCCCCACTGCGACCTGGAGCAGCTGACCCGCATCGAGAGCCGCACGGTGACAGACCTGACCCCCGTCACCGACGTGCTGTGGAAGGGGTTCTACCGGCGGCAGTTCGGCGAGGAGCACACGGGCCGCGTCGTCGACAGGATGCAGCGGGCCGGGGCGCGGTACAAGTGGAAGGATCTCTTCAGGGCGAAGACGAAGCAGCAGAAGGAGGTGGAAGACAGGATGGTGGAGGCGCTGACGAGCAAGTGCCGGGCGCGGAACGCCGAGAGGCAAAGCAGGGCCATTAAGATCTTCACGAAGGTGCAGCCAAGCAGTTGCAAACGAAGCTACTTCGGAGGAGGAAGCGGCGGTTCCGGCTACAAGAATCCGATGTTGAAGAAGGCAAGGATGGAGGTTGACATTCGGGCGAAGATGGAAGCTCCTTTTTGCAGGAGGTCAGCTCAGCCAACGACGAGTCATGAACAGCCGATGAGGACGACGGCGATCCTCCGTAGACCCAACTCGACCAGCACCATCGCCAAACCAACTAGTGTGAATAGGCCGAAGCGAAAGAACGGGTCCAGGTTCTAGATGAAGCGCCATGAAGTATTTTTGCCATGAGAACCAGCAGTGCTTCTAGCTCGCGCAGCAAATGTATGTAGCTGAAATGCTGAATAGGTGAAACAAGCTACGCTCGTAAAAGAGTGATTTGACTGCAAAACTGATGATGGACCCCACCTGTATATGTAGCTGAATGTTAGCAATTTTGCATGTTTGTTTTGCCCTGTCCATGTTTTGCAACTTGCAAGAGCAACCTATTCTCATTTCACAGGAAGGACAGAAAAAGTGGAGATCCAAAGATAATATGTGCAGCAGTCGGTTTTACTACCCCAAGGACCCCAATCCATCCCTGCGCCGCACGAAAACCTCGGCTCTTTGTCTAAACATGTAATTGATCTGTTGAAAAGACATGTAATTGCACAGTTCAAAACAAGTGAGGTTGCTGGAATATGCTTTTGGCAAAATTTGTATTTAGGATGTAACGACACAATTCATATTTTTACGGGAAGCTTAGATAAAAGTAGAGTTTGCAGGTGCTACATATTTGGTTCAAGTAGTTCAAATTAAGAAAGTTAAGAAGTAGCGTATTCTTATGAAAAAGAGAAAGCATATGTATGCTAGTTGCAACAAACCACCATACGCAACACATTTGATTTTTCTAGAAACGACAACTTTTTTATCCTTACAAATAGTTATAGAACGATATATACTTGCACTCAATGTAGCACAATTGGTTTGAGGGGGTTGCTCTAAGAGAATAGCATCTCGCAGGTGGGCCCTCATACCCCTATGTTGGGCGGTTTTCCGCCCGGAATGTGTTAGATGACTAGTATTACCAAACGATAAAAGGTGAAGGCTTGTTTGATTTAAAGGAATTGCATAAGAAGTTTGTAGGATTAAATCTTATAGGGATTATTTTTCTATGATGTTTGTTTGAGGATTGAATCCCATATGAATTTTTCCTAAGGAGTTCTTTGCAGTAGATTTCATAGGAAATCAAACATCCGCTCACACCACTTTTTCATAATCTTttgcttttcttgtagtggaatcAAACAAACTTTGCTTAATATGAATTTCTCTATAATTGGGGTGGGCATGACAACACAAACCCTAGATTTTTTTCTATTCCTACAGATTTCCTATCCTAAGAATGAAACATGCCATCAATGGTAACACTCAACACTTGCTCCCTCGGGGGATTTAGGTAGGCCCTTAGATATGTATTTTGACTCGCCGATGTTTCACTTGTGGCGGCCTCTCCTCTTGACGGTGTCGCCGCGCTTTCGCAATGCTCCACCCAAAGCCTCCACCCCTATACACATTGGACGCCTCACCTCATCCTTTATCGATGGGGTCTGTCTCTTATGTGTCTTTGGCAAGCAAACATTGCACAAGGTCTTGTGTGTTGCTAGCAAAAAGATCATGAAGCTAAAATGTTTGTGCCGCTGCTAGGGCTTGTCCGAGAAGGACATCTATCGAGTGGTCGCCTTGGCATAGGTGGATGAAGGAAAGCGTGTTGGTGTTGAGGCCGGGGTTGTAGTCTGAGCTACTTGTCATTGCATCTCTGTCCCCATCCCCTATGTTGTGACTATCGAATTCTGGCCGAGCGGTGGAGCCTCTCCTAATATCTTCATCCTTCTATGCAACAATACGATCGTGTGTTGCCTGTCGTAGAGGAGTTGCATGTGGCAAAATCAGTGGCGGAGATCCTGTCACGTCGGGGGTGTGGGAGGTGGGATGCAATCCCTAGCGAGCCGATGTCGGAAGCCATGGTTCTCAACTAGTTTATGTGGGAGGGGAAACAAATATGAGGAAAAAATAAGTGAAATAATGAAGAAAAATGGAAAAGAAAATAATGTCTCACTCTGATATGGTCCCATATGCCAGTATAAAGTAAAGCAAAATGTAAAATATCGGGTGCTGCGGGAGCTGATGGCACTTTTTCTGACTATAACCTGTTTAAGAGCTCTGTTCTTTGAGCTGCCGCCGGACATTGCTCTCAGCCACCACCACCTTTGCTCGCCGGCCATCAGTAAGCTAGAGTCACGCCCTCCTCCTCCCCGCTCCTCTCCACGCGAGCCGAGAATCACCTCGCCGATGCAGCCGACAGGCCGCGAAATgcacggcggcgccggcggcggacaGGACGACTTCTTCGACCAGATGCTGTCTGCGCTGCCGACGGCGTGGGCCGAGCTCGGCTCCGGCAAGTCCCCCTGGGATCTCCCGAGCGCCGGTGGAGGCGGCGAAGGCGACCCAGCGTTCGACGAGTCCGCGCTCCTCGCCTCCCGCCTCCGCCACCACCAGAtcagcggcggcgccgccgccgccggcgggttCCTGCCTCTGCCGCTGTTCACGGACCGGTCGCGGGAGGACTTGCAGGGAGCTAGCCAGGCGCTGTACGACGGGTTCGGCGCCGCCGGAATGCATGGCGCCGCGCAGCAGCCGTTCGGGCAGGTGCGCCAAGTACCATTCGGTGTCCATGTTTCGGTTCAGGTTCGTGTTTGATCAGTCGCGCTAATAGAACTCTGCTTTTTCCCCTGAATTCCAAGGCCGGATCAATGCCGGCGCCACCACCGCCGGCGGCGCAGGGCGGAGCGGCCGCGCCACCGCGGCAGCGCCAGCGGGCGAGGAGGGGGCAGGCCACGGACCCTCACAGCATCGCCGAACGTGTACGACGCCACTCTCCCCACCACCTTTCCCTTCTCCCCCAATTATTATTTCTTACTATTCCACAGTTCTTGATTTCCACCATTGCTGGATAATTACTTCAGTTTCACCTGTCACATTTTCACAATCTCACTGCAAATTTGTCATTTTAGCTCAAACTTTTTGGTTTCGGCAGTTTTGACCTGTTACACTCGTTACAATTTTACTGCAATTTTTTGTCCAAAATGTTGGCATCAGGTGAAACTGCTCATTCATTTCATGTGTCCTTTCGCAGCTCCGGAGGGAGAGGATAGCGGAGAGGATGAAGGCGTTGCAGGAGCTGGTCCCGAACGCCAACAAGGTGACACAAAACCTCCTGCCTTTCCCCTCGCacttttgcctttttctttcgcctTTCCACTCTCTTTGAGCAAAGCAGAAGAAAGCTTTCCTGGAATTGTGGTGAAAATGCATCCATGTTTCCTGCATTATTGCTCTGGAGGAAAGCTGGTTTATCATAGTATAGCGTGTGGATGCTATCTCGTTTCTGTAATTTCTAAAATAGCTGGTGCATGATGGAATGAGAAAGCATGGTAGTTGGTTCATTCATCTTAACTAATTGCCGGGATAAGGTGACCTGTTGGACCTCGATTGGAAGATGGATCTGGCTTAGTTGTTTAGTAGCTTCTAACTGGTTGGTGGTAACTGCAAAGCAGGAAGCAATAGTAAAAGAAGCTGCCATGGTGCCAAGGGGAATGAAAAATGTTCTGCCCATGACCAGTTGGGCCATAAGGCCAGAGGTGGTATCGATTAGTGCAATTACAGATAAACACCTACTCCTACACCAAATTGATGGGTGGGGGTGAAATTATGGACTTGATGATCATTGCCTGGACCTAGAATATTGAACATCATGAGGAGAATGAGATAAATGGGGGTTCCATATATCACAAACATGTTTCATTTTCGAGACATGCCACTTGCTCGGACTCCATGACGGCTGCAAAACACTATAGCCGGACATACAGGTGCATTGTCTACTGCTCAAGTCCAGCTTCTCTGATTCTCCATGAACCGGATGGGCAGTACTCTTTCTGCCACCTCGTGCCGTCGATAATACTTCTGAAGCTTCCAATGGCACATGTGATATATTTTTTTGCACAACTTTTAGTCACTGTTTAGAGTATCTAGAGTGATAGCTAATGTCTTGTGCTGGCTTTCGGAATAAAAGCTTATATCAGTTGTCATTTCTTAGCTGACACAGATGCCATCATACATACCAGACCGAACAATGATCGGTGCCACTGGAATAACAATATGGAATTTTGTTGCAGACCGACAAGGCAACGATGCTCGACGAGATCATTGATTATGTGAAGTTCCTCCAGCTCCAAGTCAAGGTAATTTGACTTCTCTACACCTAGCCTAGGTTACTAACAGTAAATGTGTTTCCGAATGTTGCTAGTCAGTTGGCTCCTTGAAACATGGAAATCATGATCCCTGATCCGATATTAACAATGGTGCAGGTTCTCAGCATGAGCCGATTAGGCGGAGCTGCTGCAGTTGCCCCTCTGGTTGCTAGCATGTCATCAGAGGTATTACATGAACTTCCATTTTGGCGAATATCTTTAAACTCATTTTGGCACACTTCTTTAAACTGATTTTGGCAAACTTATTTGTGAAAAAAAAAAACTGGAGAGAACTACATCATTGATACCAACAACCTAAAGCCACACACCATCACTTGCCTGCGTGGGCAGGGGCGGAGCTGGCTTGTTAGCACTGGGGTCAGCTGACCCCAAACAAAATCAGCATTCCTTCACTAATTAGAGAGGGAAAAAAGCTGTTCATTTCTAGAAAATGAGCCTTCTTGAGGTGGATCCATAGGATTTTTTTTCTGGTATCGCCCCTGTGCGTGGGCCAAGTTTTTTAAACCCTGAATTCCGCTAATGACGTTTCATTAGATCACAAAGTGTATACGGAAAGTGCTAACCTTTTGACCATCGGTTCGGCGCAAATACTCATAAGTATGTCATCTTCAAAGTTGGTGTGTTGATTCTGGCTCATTTAACTTTTAGTACTATATGAAAAAATGATTATTTTTGTCTAAAGGTCGATCCCTCTTGAAGTCCACGTAATAGAATCCTATTAAAAATGCTAACATTGGCATTTGGAGGACTGCAAGTCACGGAAAAGCGCTAGTACAACGAATAGTATGCCTATAAAAATTGCATGCTTCAAATCGAAAGGATGCCATGAAATTGCTCAAGGAACTTATCAAGTATTAGTGGGTTCCAACACGACAAGAAAAAGGTTGAAAGGAATCTTGCTACTTCAAGAACATGAGGGAGGAAAACACGCCTGAAAAGTGAACACAATGTACCAAACTACTAATCAAGCATTTAAGCTGTAGCTCCTACTAGTAGTTTGATCACAAAGGACAATTCCAACTCTTGAACACACCCCAGCTACTACAGGTCAACCCATATTTGACAAACACCCACCAGATTTTCTTTCTTGAGTCGTCTGCTAAATTGCCACTATACTAAAATTAGTCCAACTTGCAGGGCAACGGAAATGGAAATGGGACCAGCAGCAGTGGAGACGACAATGCCACCGACGACAATGGTGGCAGCACCTTGCAAGCGACGGAGCAGCAAGTAGCAAGGTTGATGGAGGAGGACATGGGAATTGCGATGCAGTACCTGCAGGGCAAGGGGCTCTGTCTGATGCCAATCTCCCTTGCCTCGGTCATCTCCTCCACGACCTCATCGTCACTCCGCTCGAGCATCCACCCTATCAGACCCCTACCTGAAGGTGGTAGCCCTGCATCACCTC includes the following:
- the LOC127309094 gene encoding uncharacterized protein; protein product: MEAERKAPSLLDICVRKAIDNLRRVESVDGVDTALLRRILPHCDLEQLTRIESRTVTDLTPVTDVLWKGFYRRQFGEEHTGRVVDRMQRAGARYKWKDLFRAKTKQQKEVEDRMVEALTSKCRARNAERQSRAIKIFTKVQPSSCKRSYFGGGSGGSGYKNPMLKKARMEVDIRAKMEAPFCRRSAQPTTSHEQPMRTTAILRRPNSTSTIAKPTSVNRPKRKNGSRF
- the LOC127305128 gene encoding bHLH transcription factor RHL1 codes for the protein MALFLTITCLRALFFELPPDIALSHHHLCSPAISKLESRPPPPRSSPREPRITSPMQPTGREMHGGAGGGQDDFFDQMLSALPTAWAELGSGKSPWDLPSAGGGGEGDPAFDESALLASRLRHHQISGGAAAAGGFLPLPLFTDRSREDLQGASQALYDGFGAAGMHGAAQQPFGQAGSMPAPPPPAAQGGAAAPPRQRQRARRGQATDPHSIAERLRRERIAERMKALQELVPNANKTDKATMLDEIIDYVKFLQLQVKVLSMSRLGGAAAVAPLVASMSSEGNGNGNGTSSSGDDNATDDNGGSTLQATEQQVARLMEEDMGIAMQYLQGKGLCLMPISLASVISSTTSSSLRSSIHPIRPLPEGGSPASPHLVNGTAADDSLTIKNGGRQ